The Nocardioides humi genome includes a region encoding these proteins:
- a CDS encoding branched-chain amino acid ABC transporter ATP-binding protein/permease, translating into MPERVSRPRLARRVRTSHGVAFGLAVAVVCVLVLANVRFVYAFQHTLLLTVVFGTAATAWGLFAGFGGQFSFGHAALFGLPSYLAVVIGEDLGIPPLVALVGAAALTALVTALVVFPALRLRGPYFALVTLALAELTRRLVNLERAHTGGEDGRLIADTGDGLLHLAAPSEQSYLVWGSVLLTLSVTGCWVFLRTRTGRELQALRDDPDVASTTGVDTTRVKLVAYVISAFLTGLAGGILAYSSRIIASDALLGPAISISILIFAGVGGMRSVFGPVIGAFALVNLEELLRVGVGAEEPQLYRITYAVLFALVLYFLPRGLASIRVPERVLRRLREEEPPSTGGHPDLSASAVRDLLDDLSELERRPQGDDRSSHLTVRGLTKRFGAQTVNADIDVEIPQGSCLAVWGHNGSGKSTLVNQLGGQLRPSAGQILVGTDDITTLPPHRRARLGIVRASQQARHYDEQTVLDNLLTTLYTTKRLRPLVQADHRRAVGLVERAVAAVGLPAQAITKKAGELSTGQRKKLELARVLVGHRPRVILLDEPTAGVDRAGVPQMAETLRALRDGTGATMVVVDHDREFLLALSTHVLTLAGGRVVNHEATKDLGPDDWPELVLQSSGGAS; encoded by the coding sequence ATGCCTGAGCGCGTCAGCCGACCCCGGCTCGCCCGTCGGGTGCGCACCTCCCACGGCGTGGCCTTCGGGCTGGCGGTCGCCGTCGTGTGCGTCCTGGTGCTCGCCAACGTGAGGTTCGTCTACGCGTTCCAGCACACCCTGCTCCTGACGGTGGTGTTCGGGACCGCCGCGACCGCCTGGGGCCTGTTCGCGGGCTTCGGCGGCCAGTTCTCCTTCGGCCACGCGGCCCTCTTCGGGCTGCCGAGCTACCTGGCTGTCGTCATCGGCGAGGACCTCGGGATCCCGCCCCTCGTGGCCCTGGTCGGCGCGGCCGCTCTCACGGCTCTCGTGACCGCCCTCGTCGTGTTCCCCGCGCTCCGCCTGCGGGGCCCGTACTTCGCACTGGTCACCTTGGCGCTGGCCGAGCTCACCCGACGCCTGGTCAACCTGGAGCGGGCCCACACCGGCGGCGAGGACGGTCGACTGATCGCCGACACCGGTGACGGCCTGCTTCATCTGGCAGCGCCCAGCGAGCAGTCGTACCTGGTGTGGGGCTCGGTTCTCCTCACGCTGAGCGTCACGGGCTGCTGGGTCTTCCTGCGGACCAGGACCGGGCGCGAGCTGCAGGCGCTGCGCGACGACCCGGACGTCGCGTCGACCACGGGCGTCGACACCACGCGGGTCAAGCTCGTCGCGTACGTCATCTCGGCGTTCCTGACCGGACTGGCCGGAGGGATCCTCGCCTACAGCTCGCGGATCATCGCCTCCGACGCCCTGCTCGGTCCGGCGATCTCGATCTCCATCCTGATCTTCGCCGGCGTCGGCGGCATGCGCTCGGTGTTCGGGCCGGTGATCGGAGCCTTCGCCCTCGTCAACCTCGAGGAGCTGCTGCGGGTCGGCGTGGGCGCCGAGGAGCCGCAGCTCTACCGGATCACCTACGCCGTGCTCTTCGCCCTGGTGCTGTACTTCCTGCCACGAGGCCTGGCGAGCATCCGCGTCCCCGAGCGGGTCCTGCGTCGGCTGCGAGAGGAGGAGCCGCCGAGCACGGGAGGTCATCCGGACCTGTCGGCGTCGGCGGTGCGGGACCTGCTCGACGACCTGAGCGAGCTGGAGCGGCGCCCGCAGGGGGACGACCGGTCCAGCCACCTCACGGTGCGCGGCCTGACCAAGCGGTTCGGCGCACAGACGGTCAACGCCGACATCGACGTCGAGATCCCGCAAGGCAGCTGTCTGGCGGTGTGGGGCCACAACGGGAGCGGCAAGTCGACGCTGGTGAACCAGCTCGGAGGCCAGCTGCGCCCCAGCGCCGGCCAGATCCTGGTCGGCACGGACGACATCACCACGCTCCCGCCCCACCGCCGTGCGCGGCTCGGCATCGTCCGCGCCTCGCAGCAGGCCCGCCACTACGACGAGCAGACGGTCCTCGACAACCTGCTCACCACCCTCTACACGACCAAGAGGCTCCGGCCGCTGGTGCAGGCCGACCACCGGCGCGCCGTCGGCCTGGTCGAGCGGGCGGTGGCGGCCGTCGGCCTGCCGGCGCAGGCCATCACCAAGAAGGCCGGCGAGCTCAGCACCGGACAGCGCAAGAAGCTCGAGCTGGCGCGGGTCCTCGTCGGACACCGGCCGCGGGTGATCCTGCTGGACGAGCCGACGGCGGGCGTCGACCGCGCGGGCGTGCCGCAGATGGCGGAGACCCTGCGAGCGCTGAGGGACGGGACCGGGGCGACGATGGTCGTCGTCGACCACGACCGGGAGTTCCTGCTCGCTCTCAGCACCCACGTGCTGACCCTGGCCGGCGGGCGGGTCGTCAACCACGAGGCGACGAAGGACCTCGGACCGGACGACTGGCCCGAGCTGGTCCTGCAGTCCTCGGGAGGAGCATCATGA
- a CDS encoding ABC transporter ATP-binding protein, translating to MSELLRVEHLAAGYGRLPVLFDVSFSLEAGEVVALAAGNGAGKSTLLAAMSGVLRPVTGGRVEFRGRDLSRVPAHLIARQGLVHVLERRRLAPFMTVLDNLRLSEATVARVRRAAWRRRFEEARESHELLRSHGERKAGELSGGQQQLVAVVRGLLAEPAVILLDEPFQGLDLHAASQVCAVLEQAAGAGTAVLLTEHRAEVVTGLAHRTLHMDRGRIVDEESHVAQPV from the coding sequence ATGAGCGAGCTGCTCAGGGTCGAGCACCTGGCCGCCGGGTACGGCCGGCTGCCCGTGCTCTTCGACGTCAGCTTCAGCCTCGAAGCGGGCGAGGTCGTCGCCCTCGCGGCGGGCAACGGCGCCGGCAAGAGCACCCTGCTGGCCGCGATGTCCGGTGTGCTGCGGCCGGTCACCGGAGGGCGCGTCGAGTTCCGCGGCCGTGACCTGAGCCGGGTGCCGGCCCACCTCATCGCGCGGCAGGGCCTGGTCCACGTCCTCGAGCGACGGCGTCTCGCGCCGTTCATGACGGTGCTCGACAACCTGCGGCTCAGCGAGGCGACCGTCGCCCGTGTCCGACGCGCCGCCTGGCGCCGGCGGTTCGAGGAGGCTCGGGAGAGTCACGAGCTGCTCCGCTCGCACGGCGAGCGCAAGGCGGGCGAGCTCTCCGGCGGACAGCAGCAGCTGGTGGCGGTGGTGCGCGGACTGCTCGCCGAGCCCGCCGTGATCCTGCTGGACGAGCCCTTCCAGGGCCTCGACCTGCACGCGGCGAGCCAGGTGTGCGCCGTCCTCGAGCAGGCCGCGGGTGCGGGCACCGCGGTGCTGCTCACCGAGCACCGGGCCGAGGTCGTCACGGGTCTGGCCCACCGCACGCTGCACATGGACCGTGGCCGGATCGTCGACGAGGAGTCCCATGTCGCCCAACCCGTCTGA
- a CDS encoding nuclear transport factor 2 family protein: MSPNPSESRTVPAYDAVVELHARYADTLDRKDVAGLAACFAPDAVLVVGEQVAAEGGRTIAERLTSRSDPAVLHIPFPPAVCGVEGSRLRTRSYFQLVDTRTGRITALGTYEDEMTSTDQAVVLTRRSVTYAWKEATP; encoded by the coding sequence ATGTCGCCCAACCCGTCTGAGAGCCGGACCGTGCCCGCCTACGACGCCGTCGTGGAGCTGCACGCCCGCTACGCCGACACGCTCGACCGCAAGGACGTCGCCGGACTGGCGGCCTGCTTCGCGCCGGACGCCGTCCTGGTCGTCGGTGAGCAGGTGGCCGCCGAGGGCGGGAGGACGATCGCGGAGCGTCTGACGTCCCGCTCCGACCCCGCCGTCCTGCACATCCCGTTCCCGCCGGCCGTGTGCGGCGTCGAGGGCTCCCGGCTGCGGACCCGCTCCTACTTCCAGCTCGTCGACACCCGCACCGGGCGGATCACGGCGCTGGGGACCTACGAGGACGAGATGACCTCCACCGACCAGGCCGTGGTGCTCACCCGCCGCTCGGTGACCTATGCGTGGAAGGAAGCGACACCATGA
- a CDS encoding nitroreductase family protein, with protein MTEPASLDAHELLTTTRAVRRRLDLERAVPRELVEECVQIALQAPSGGNRRAYRFVVVDDPEQRERVAAVYRKAFEIYRAGPTVATKAFEGDAERTAVQERVFDSVEHLARNLHRVPALVIPCMAGRAQDKQTVRAQAGFWGSVFPAVWSFQLAARQRGLGTALTTMHLEFEREVADVLAIPHDEYTQVCLLPLAFTTGGGFRPAQREPAEHFLRWNSWT; from the coding sequence ATGACCGAGCCGGCATCCCTGGACGCCCACGAGCTGCTCACCACCACCCGAGCCGTTCGCCGGCGCCTGGACCTGGAGCGCGCCGTACCGCGTGAGCTGGTCGAGGAGTGCGTGCAGATCGCGCTGCAGGCCCCCTCGGGCGGCAACCGCCGCGCGTACCGCTTCGTGGTCGTCGACGATCCCGAGCAGCGTGAGCGGGTCGCCGCGGTCTACCGCAAGGCGTTCGAGATCTACCGGGCCGGACCCACCGTCGCCACGAAGGCGTTCGAGGGCGACGCGGAGCGCACGGCCGTGCAGGAGCGGGTCTTCGACTCCGTCGAGCATCTCGCGCGCAACCTGCACCGGGTCCCTGCCCTCGTCATTCCCTGCATGGCCGGGCGCGCCCAGGACAAGCAGACCGTACGGGCGCAGGCCGGCTTCTGGGGGTCGGTGTTCCCGGCCGTCTGGAGCTTCCAGCTGGCCGCGCGCCAACGCGGCCTCGGCACGGCCCTGACGACCATGCACCTGGAGTTCGAGCGCGAGGTCGCCGACGTGCTCGCGATCCCCCATGACGAGTACACCCAGGTCTGCCTGCTGCCGCTCGCCTTCACGACCGGAGGCGGATTCCGCCCGGCGCAGCGGGAGCCGGCCGAGCACTTCCTGCGATGGAACAGCTGGACGTGA
- a CDS encoding SDR family NAD(P)-dependent oxidoreductase, producing MSRLAGRVALVTGGASGIGRACATRLAGEGARVVVADVDEDGARRTAGMLAGEEHRAVRVDVTSEAEVSALAANLAETEGTLHVAVNCAGRGGPRRALADTGLDEWRGVLSLNLDGVFLCLRAELSLMPPGGSIVNIASVMGVVGNPGSAAYTASKHAVVGLTKAVAWEYADHGVRVNAVGPGFTDTPLLSADSVAHREQIAERHALDRFAAPEEIAGAVAFLCSDDASFVTGAFLPVDGGFTAR from the coding sequence GTGAGTCGTCTGGCGGGTCGCGTCGCCCTGGTCACCGGCGGCGCTTCCGGGATCGGGCGCGCCTGCGCGACCCGACTGGCCGGGGAGGGCGCGCGGGTCGTGGTCGCCGACGTCGACGAGGACGGCGCGCGCCGTACCGCCGGCATGCTGGCGGGCGAGGAGCACCGTGCCGTCCGCGTCGACGTCACCTCCGAGGCGGAGGTGAGCGCGCTGGCGGCGAACCTCGCCGAGACGGAGGGCACGCTGCACGTCGCCGTCAACTGTGCCGGTCGCGGTGGTCCACGCCGAGCGCTCGCCGACACCGGCCTCGACGAGTGGCGTGGAGTGCTCTCCCTCAACCTCGACGGGGTCTTCCTGTGCCTGCGGGCAGAGCTGTCGCTCATGCCTCCCGGAGGCAGCATCGTCAACATCGCCTCGGTCATGGGCGTCGTCGGCAATCCGGGATCGGCCGCCTACACGGCCTCGAAGCATGCCGTCGTGGGGCTGACGAAGGCCGTGGCGTGGGAGTACGCCGACCACGGCGTACGCGTCAACGCGGTCGGGCCCGGGTTCACCGACACCCCGCTCCTGTCCGCCGACTCCGTCGCGCACCGCGAGCAGATCGCCGAGCGCCACGCCCTGGACCGGTTCGCCGCTCCCGAGGAGATCGCCGGCGCGGTCGCGTTCCTGTGCTCGGACGACGCCTCGTTCGTCACGGGCGCGTTCCTGCCGGTGGACGGCGGCTTCACAGCCCGTTGA
- a CDS encoding MBL fold metallo-hydrolase, translating to MRISHLNCATMRPALAPTMVAHVLLLERPDGLALVDTGFGTGDLADRRRLGRPFLTTVRPALDPGETALAQVRARGHDPADVTDIVLTHLDLDHAGGIGDFPNARVHVHATEHAAATRPSLRERARYVAGQWAHSPQWTLHEEGGDDWYGFASVTALGDDVVVIPLHGHTRGHAGVAVRRDDGHWLLHAGDALFHGGQLQDPPTCPVSLAAFQRLMAVDNRQRVANLERLQDLARGTDEVTVICAHDKAQYDELAAHAAG from the coding sequence GTGCGGATCTCCCACCTCAACTGCGCGACCATGAGGCCCGCCCTCGCTCCCACGATGGTCGCCCACGTGCTGCTCCTCGAGCGCCCCGACGGGCTCGCCCTGGTCGACACCGGCTTCGGCACCGGCGACCTCGCCGACCGCAGGCGGCTCGGCCGGCCGTTCCTCACCACCGTGCGGCCCGCCCTCGACCCGGGCGAGACCGCCCTGGCGCAGGTGCGGGCCCGCGGCCACGACCCGGCCGACGTCACCGACATCGTGCTCACCCACCTCGACCTCGACCACGCCGGCGGCATCGGCGACTTCCCGAACGCCCGGGTGCACGTCCACGCCACCGAGCACGCGGCCGCCACCCGGCCCTCGCTGCGCGAGAGGGCCCGCTACGTCGCCGGCCAGTGGGCGCACTCCCCGCAGTGGACGCTGCACGAGGAGGGCGGCGACGACTGGTACGGCTTCGCGTCGGTCACGGCGCTCGGCGACGACGTCGTCGTCATCCCGCTGCACGGTCACACGCGCGGCCACGCCGGCGTCGCCGTACGCCGCGACGACGGGCACTGGCTGCTCCACGCCGGGGACGCGCTCTTCCACGGCGGCCAGCTGCAGGACCCGCCGACCTGCCCGGTGTCGCTGGCCGCCTTCCAGCGGCTGATGGCCGTCGACAACCGGCAGCGCGTGGCCAACCTCGAGCGGCTCCAGGACCTGGCCCGCGGCACGGACGAGGTCACCGTGATCTGCGCCCACGACAAGGCGCAGTACGACGAGCTGGCGGCCCACGCCGCGGGCTGA
- a CDS encoding sterol desaturase family protein, whose protein sequence is MSPREVEAYAARQVETDARRTSLSMGRVLREFWHHPSPYLLGTCLAAAVTGRVLAGPGSWWELAIPLGLVAILPVVEWVVHVFILHWRPRRLGPLTLDPLLARKHRAHHADPRAIPLVFIPWQAQLWLAPTWTLLAWLVTPTTTAMLTLLTAVYAIKSGYEWTHYLLHSDYRPKSAWYRTIWRNHRLHHYKSEHYWFTVTSAGTADRLFGTAPDPSTVPTSPTVQRLHDLQL, encoded by the coding sequence GTGAGCCCCCGCGAGGTCGAGGCGTACGCCGCCCGACAGGTCGAGACCGACGCCCGTCGTACCAGCCTCTCGATGGGCCGGGTGCTCCGCGAGTTCTGGCACCACCCGAGCCCGTACCTCCTCGGCACGTGCCTGGCCGCCGCCGTCACCGGCCGCGTGCTCGCCGGCCCCGGGTCGTGGTGGGAGCTGGCGATCCCGCTCGGGCTGGTGGCGATCCTGCCGGTCGTGGAGTGGGTGGTCCACGTCTTCATCCTGCACTGGAGGCCGCGCCGCCTCGGCCCGCTCACCCTCGACCCCCTGCTCGCGCGCAAGCACCGCGCGCACCACGCCGACCCGCGCGCGATCCCGCTCGTCTTCATCCCCTGGCAGGCTCAGCTCTGGCTCGCCCCGACCTGGACCCTGCTCGCCTGGCTGGTCACCCCCACGACCACCGCCATGCTCACCCTGCTCACCGCCGTCTACGCGATCAAGTCCGGCTACGAGTGGACCCACTACCTGCTGCACAGCGACTACCGCCCGAAGTCCGCGTGGTACCGCACGATCTGGCGCAACCACCGGCTCCACCACTACAAGAGCGAGCACTACTGGTTCACCGTCACCAGCGCGGGTACGGCGGACCGGCTGTTCGGCACCGCGCCCGACCCGAGCACGGTGCCCACCTCGCCGACGGTCCAGCGCCTCCACGACCTCCAGCTGTGA
- a CDS encoding FadR/GntR family transcriptional regulator yields the protein MALRPVTRRSVSDQVFDQLLDDVVDGELAAGEPLPSERRLAEVLGISRPAVREALQRIAQTGLVEVRHGGTTLVRDFRRAAGLDLLPWLLVRGGTLDTSIGRSIIEARAEVGPGIAALAAERGGPALATSLDAVTEEMASTTDAVRWQVLALDYWDLLVDGADSMVFRMMFNSLRAAYEPALPALATILAGEVGQAEPYRLLAAAVRAGDAPTARAAASRVLTPTADTLLGAFAAMGDDR from the coding sequence ATGGCCCTCCGACCCGTGACCCGACGCTCGGTCTCCGACCAGGTCTTCGACCAGCTCCTCGACGATGTCGTCGACGGCGAGCTCGCGGCCGGCGAGCCGCTGCCCAGCGAGCGCCGGCTGGCCGAGGTGCTCGGCATCTCCCGGCCCGCCGTGCGCGAGGCGCTGCAGCGGATCGCGCAGACCGGGCTGGTGGAGGTACGCCACGGTGGCACCACCCTGGTCCGCGACTTCCGCCGCGCCGCCGGCCTCGACCTGCTGCCGTGGCTGCTGGTCCGCGGCGGCACGCTCGACACCTCGATCGGGCGCAGCATCATCGAGGCCCGGGCGGAGGTCGGTCCCGGGATCGCGGCGCTCGCTGCCGAGCGCGGCGGACCGGCGCTGGCGACGAGCCTGGACGCCGTCACCGAGGAGATGGCGAGCACGACCGACGCGGTCCGCTGGCAGGTGCTCGCGCTCGACTACTGGGACCTGCTCGTCGACGGGGCCGACTCGATGGTGTTCCGGATGATGTTCAACAGCCTGCGCGCCGCCTACGAGCCCGCGCTGCCCGCGCTCGCGACGATCCTCGCCGGCGAGGTCGGCCAGGCCGAGCCCTACCGGCTGCTCGCCGCGGCCGTCCGCGCGGGCGACGCCCCCACGGCCCGCGCCGCGGCGTCCCGGGTGCTCACGCCGACGGCCGACACGCTGCTCGGCGCGTTCGCCGCGATGGGGGACGACCGGTGA
- a CDS encoding SURF1 family protein: MVRWWSMRLWVAHLLGLLCVGIAIGMGGWQYDAWQARRAAERVDLTHAAPVPIGDVIGPDDPFPTAGLGRPVEVRGTFLPEGTVLVSGRADAAGADGDWLVTPLTVGDPAAPAVPVVRGWVPTGTDLTALPAPPADEVELRGWLQPPEGSGQVDDDRSDDVLPELRIAELVQRVDQDLYGAYVVAEEPLADDAAAGVAGATLDQLPQASRFTGLRNILYAVEWWVFAAFAAFLWFRYVRDATSGGDAEEADAAAAEGAVVPSDP, translated from the coding sequence GTGGTGCGCTGGTGGAGCATGCGGTTGTGGGTCGCCCACCTACTCGGGCTCCTCTGCGTCGGGATCGCGATCGGCATGGGCGGGTGGCAGTACGACGCCTGGCAGGCCCGCCGGGCCGCCGAGCGGGTCGACCTGACCCACGCCGCCCCGGTCCCGATCGGCGACGTGATCGGGCCCGACGACCCGTTCCCGACCGCCGGGCTCGGCCGCCCCGTCGAGGTGCGCGGCACCTTCCTGCCCGAGGGCACCGTCCTGGTGTCCGGCCGCGCCGACGCGGCCGGCGCGGACGGCGACTGGCTGGTCACCCCGCTCACCGTCGGCGACCCGGCCGCTCCCGCCGTACCCGTCGTCCGCGGCTGGGTCCCCACCGGCACCGACCTCACCGCCCTGCCCGCCCCTCCGGCCGACGAGGTCGAGCTGCGCGGCTGGCTCCAACCGCCGGAGGGCAGCGGCCAGGTCGACGACGACCGGAGCGACGACGTCCTGCCGGAGCTGCGGATCGCGGAACTCGTACAGCGCGTCGACCAGGACCTGTACGGCGCCTACGTGGTCGCCGAGGAGCCGCTGGCCGACGACGCGGCCGCCGGGGTGGCCGGCGCGACGCTCGACCAGCTGCCGCAGGCCAGCCGGTTCACCGGGCTGCGCAACATCCTGTACGCCGTCGAGTGGTGGGTCTTCGCGGCCTTCGCGGCGTTTCTGTGGTTCCGCTACGTGCGCGACGCCACGTCCGGCGGGGACGCCGAGGAGGCCGACGCGGCGGCGGCCGAGGGCGCCGTCGTACCCTCGGACCCGTGA
- a CDS encoding DUF3817 domain-containing protein — translation MTKLFNVYRVLALVVGVLLLVGTVGSLLKYLLEDGTTLQRLGDDLTPIWLVHGWIYIVYVVVAFLLTQKARWTIPQLLLMLVAGLVPGLIFWVERRVAHQLRADHPELAQDQDAR, via the coding sequence GTGACCAAGCTCTTCAACGTCTACCGCGTGCTCGCGCTCGTGGTCGGCGTGCTCCTGCTCGTCGGCACCGTCGGCTCGCTGCTGAAGTACCTGCTCGAGGACGGCACCACGCTGCAGCGGCTCGGTGACGACCTCACCCCGATCTGGCTGGTCCACGGCTGGATCTACATCGTCTACGTCGTCGTCGCCTTCCTGCTCACGCAGAAGGCGCGCTGGACGATCCCCCAGCTGCTGCTGATGCTGGTGGCCGGGCTGGTGCCGGGCCTGATCTTCTGGGTCGAGCGCCGGGTCGCCCACCAGTTGCGGGCGGACCACCCGGAGCTCGCCCAGGACCAGGACGCGCGCTAG
- a CDS encoding peptidylprolyl isomerase, whose amino-acid sequence MAEQQAVLKTNKGDITLNLFPNHAPETVANFTGLASGEKAYDAGNGRSGKFYDGLTFHRVIPGFMIQGGCPLGTGTGGPGYTFKDEPHPELVFDKPYLLAMANAGPGTNGSQFFITVGPTTWLNFKHTIFGEVADQAGRDVVDAIAAVQTGRNDAPVEPVVIESVELVG is encoded by the coding sequence ATGGCAGAGCAGCAGGCCGTCCTGAAGACCAACAAGGGCGACATCACGCTCAACCTGTTCCCGAACCACGCGCCGGAGACGGTGGCCAACTTCACCGGCCTCGCCTCGGGGGAGAAGGCGTACGACGCCGGCAACGGCCGCAGCGGCAAGTTCTACGACGGGCTCACCTTCCACCGGGTCATCCCGGGCTTCATGATCCAGGGCGGCTGCCCGCTCGGCACCGGCACCGGCGGCCCGGGCTACACCTTCAAGGACGAGCCGCACCCCGAGCTGGTCTTCGACAAGCCGTACCTGCTCGCGATGGCCAACGCCGGCCCGGGCACGAACGGCTCGCAGTTCTTCATCACCGTCGGCCCGACCACGTGGCTGAACTTCAAGCACACCATCTTCGGTGAGGTCGCCGACCAGGCCGGGCGCGACGTCGTGGACGCCATCGCGGCCGTCCAGACCGGTCGCAACGACGCCCCGGTCGAGCCGGTCGTCATCGAGTCCGTCGAGCTCGTCGGCTGA
- a CDS encoding rhomboid family intramembrane serine protease → MSTPPVGVPTCYRHSDRETWIRCQRCDRPICPDCMREAAVGFQCPDCVAEGRRSVRQARTAYGGQISANPGVVSMVLIGINVVVWVAVMATGRYGGRLYELFALAPAGSCRESDGGYYPFVDQASCQAGATAHWVDGVSDGAFWQLLTSMFTHVEPWHLGFNMVALWVLGPQLESLLGRGRYLALYLVSGLVGSVTVYWLSAEQTTTVGASGAIFGLMGALVVVGLKVGGNVQTLLVWIGINVVLTFTLANVSWQGHFGGLVGGAAIAAVLVFAPKERRTTVQAVGLGAIGVALVVAAVLRTLALA, encoded by the coding sequence ATGAGCACCCCTCCGGTCGGAGTGCCGACCTGCTACCGGCACTCCGATCGCGAGACCTGGATCCGCTGCCAGCGCTGTGATCGTCCGATCTGTCCGGACTGCATGCGCGAGGCCGCCGTCGGCTTCCAGTGCCCCGACTGCGTCGCCGAGGGCCGGCGCTCGGTGCGCCAGGCGCGGACGGCGTACGGCGGCCAGATCTCCGCCAACCCCGGCGTCGTCTCGATGGTGCTGATCGGCATCAACGTCGTCGTCTGGGTGGCCGTGATGGCCACCGGGCGCTACGGCGGCCGGCTCTACGAGCTGTTCGCGCTCGCCCCCGCGGGCTCGTGCCGGGAGAGCGACGGCGGCTACTACCCGTTCGTCGACCAGGCGAGCTGCCAGGCCGGCGCGACCGCGCACTGGGTCGACGGGGTCAGCGACGGCGCCTTCTGGCAGCTGCTCACCTCGATGTTCACCCACGTCGAGCCCTGGCACCTCGGCTTCAACATGGTCGCCCTGTGGGTGCTCGGCCCGCAGCTGGAGTCCCTGCTCGGCCGCGGCCGCTATCTCGCGCTGTACCTCGTCTCCGGCCTGGTCGGCTCGGTCACCGTGTACTGGCTCTCCGCCGAGCAGACCACCACCGTCGGCGCCTCGGGCGCGATCTTCGGCCTGATGGGCGCGCTGGTGGTCGTCGGCCTCAAGGTCGGCGGCAACGTGCAGACCCTGCTGGTGTGGATCGGCATCAACGTCGTGCTCACCTTCACCCTCGCCAATGTGTCCTGGCAGGGCCACTTCGGCGGGCTGGTCGGCGGCGCCGCGATCGCCGCGGTCCTGGTGTTCGCCCCCAAGGAGCGGCGTACGACGGTCCAGGCGGTCGGTCTCGGCGCCATCGGCGTCGCGCTCGTCGTCGCCGCGGTCCTCCGCACCCTCGCCCTCGCCTGA
- a CDS encoding cell division protein CrgA, whose translation MAKSSRLSKRKEREVFGDPDRGPLISVRFAIALLLILGGIALILYYYFGIRPTDGFGSIDAKGKVRQPGGPSFLADLEGKNYLIGFIAFFLGLMVAAHPKTPLGRGRGVVVSMLACFVIGLLWICVFYIFLTGNDPKDIPIFNDLGQKNLFVGIAFMAVGFAFATRWE comes from the coding sequence GTGGCGAAGTCGTCCCGCCTGTCGAAGCGCAAGGAGCGCGAGGTCTTCGGCGACCCGGATCGCGGCCCGCTGATCAGCGTGAGGTTCGCCATCGCGCTGCTGCTGATCCTCGGCGGCATCGCCCTGATCCTCTACTACTACTTCGGCATCCGCCCCACCGACGGCTTCGGCAGCATCGACGCCAAGGGCAAGGTGCGCCAGCCGGGCGGTCCCTCCTTCCTCGCCGACCTCGAGGGCAAGAACTACCTGATCGGGTTCATCGCGTTCTTCCTCGGCCTGATGGTCGCCGCGCACCCCAAGACCCCGCTCGGCCGCGGCCGCGGCGTCGTGGTCAGCATGCTCGCCTGCTTCGTCATCGGGCTGCTGTGGATCTGCGTCTTCTACATCTTCCTGACGGGCAACGACCCCAAGGACATCCCGATCTTCAACGACCTCGGGCAGAAGAACCTCTTCGTCGGCATCGCCTTCATGGCCGTCGGCTTCGCCTTCGCCACCCGCTGGGAATAG